The following coding sequences lie in one Rutidosis leptorrhynchoides isolate AG116_Rl617_1_P2 chromosome 6, CSIRO_AGI_Rlap_v1, whole genome shotgun sequence genomic window:
- the LOC139852939 gene encoding probable L-cysteine desulfhydrase, chloroplastic — MASNGTTTNTTTIDIRSEFAHHDPNVARINNGSFGSCPNSVIQAQQQYQLRFLEQPDHFYFNLLKPLNLRSRHSIKTLINANHVDEISIVDNATTAAAIVLQHIKWSFFDSKFNPGDTAVILHYAYGAVKKSVEAYVTRAGGKVIEVKMPFPVSCNDEIINAFRDALELAKSNNRKVRLAVIDHITSMPSVVIPVKELVKMCREEGVDRIFVDAAHAIGSIEVDVNDIGADFYTSNLHKWLFCPPSIAFLHCRNPELSNLHHPVVSHEYGNGIAIESSWIGTRDYSAQLVVPEALEFVNKFEGGLDGIRKWNHEKVMEMAEMLVKAWGTHLGSPPEMCSSMAMVGLPACLGIMSDSDTLKLRSRLRDCFKVEVPIYYRQPKDGEVNPVTGYARISHQIYNTVDDYYRFRDAICNLVDTGFTCKVFQD, encoded by the coding sequence ATGGCATCCAACGgcaccaccaccaacaccaccacaATTGATATCCGATCCGAATTCGCACATCACGACCCGAACGTCGCCCGAATCAACAACGGCAGTTTCGGTTCATGCCCTAATTCCGTCATCCAAGCTCAACAACAGTACCAGCTCCGTTTCCTCGAACAACCCGACCACTTTTATTTCAATCTGCTCAAACCCTTAAATCTCCGTTCTCGCCACTCCATCAAAACCCTAATCAACGCAAATCACGTCGACGAGATCTCAATTGTCGATAATGCCACAACTGCTGCTGCAATTGTTCTGCAACACATTAAATGGTCGTTTTTCGACTCAAAATTCAATCCCGGCGATACGGCGGTGATACTGCATTACGCGTACGGTGCCGTTAAAAAGTCCGTTGAAGCCTACGTTACTCGAGCTGGTGGTAAGGTGATTGAGGTTAAAATGCCCTTTCCTGTTAGTTGTAACGATGAAATTATTAATGCTTTTAGAGATGCTTTAGAATTAGCGAAATCGAATAATCGTAAGGTTAGGTTAGCTGTGATTGATCATATAACTTCGATGCCGAGTGTTGTGATTCCTGTTAAAGAGTTAGTTAAAATGTGTAGAGAAGAAGGTGTTGACCGTATATTCGTTGATGCTGCCCATGCGATCGGATCGATTGAGGTTGATGTGAACGATATCGGTGCTGATTTTTACACTAGTAATTTGCACAAGTGGTTATTTTGTCCTCCGTCGATTGCGTTTTTGCATTGTAGGAATCCTGAATTGTCGAACTTGCATCATCCCGTTGTGTCTCATGAATATGGAAATGGGATAGCTATAGAGAGTTCGTGGATTGGTACTAGGGATTATAGTGCGCAGTTAGTTGTACCTGAAGCTTTAGAGTTTGTAAATAAGTTTGAAGGTGGGCTTGATGGAATAAGGAAGTGGAATCATGAAAAGGTTATGGAGATGGCGGAAATGTTGGTGAAGGCTTGGGGGACTCATCTTGGTTCACCTCCGGAAATGTGTTCGAGTATGGCGATGGTTGGTTTGCCTGCTTGTTTGGGGATTATGAGTGATTCTGATACGTTGAAGTTGAGGTCTCGTTTGAGGGATTGTTTTAAGGTTGAAGTTCCGATATATTATCGGCAACCTAAGGATGGGGAAGTTAACCCGGTAACAGGGTATGCTAGGATATCTCATCAGATTTATAACACTGTTGATGATTACTACAGATTTAGGGATGCCATTTGCAATCTTGTTGATACTGGGTTCACATGTAAAGTTTTTCAAGATTGA